In the Streptomyces sp. f51 genome, one interval contains:
- a CDS encoding xanthine dehydrogenase family protein molybdopterin-binding subunit: MANDPLEHGGPLPGSGLPHDDPMAATGPALDDPRAGAALPHDDLLTRAASAASGESGEGRQPPTGALEQDPHPTPRTGTALGAPAGRREGREKVTGNARYAAEYPVPGRVHAWPVPAAVARGRVTGVDTSAALALPGVLAVLTPGDAPRLGETDDATLAVLQNRHVPHRGWCVALAVAETLEAARAAARAVRVGYATEHHDVVLRPDHPDAYEPEGGSRPGRLEHGDPYGAFAAADVRLDTEYRVPPLHNHPMEPHASTAHWDGDQLTVYTSSQGSTTVQSVLAGLFDLPEEHVTVVAEHVGGGFGSKGTPRPDVVLAAMAARHTGRPVTVAYPRRYMPTVVGHRAPTLHRLRLGATADGHLTAVLHEVTTHTSHVREFVEQAAVPSRVMYTAQHLLSSHRVVPLDVPSPSWMRAPGEAPGMYALESAVDELADALGVDPVELRIRNEPEREPGSGKPFSSRHLTECLREGAGRFGWDRRDPRPRSQTEGPLLIGTGVAAATYPVVIRPSTATAQALPDGTFLIRVNAADIGTGARTVLAQVAADALGASLDRVRTEVGRSDLPPASLAGDSSGTASWGWAVHEACAALATRLTEHPGPLPAEGLLVRSDTAGRADADSPYARHAFGAHFAEVAVDTVTGEVRARRMLGVFAAGRILNARTARSQFVGGMIMGLGMALTEGSTMDAPFGDFTEADLASYHVPAHADVPGIEADWIEEDDPHLNPMGSKGIGEIGIVGTAAALGNAVHHATGIRFRELPLTPDRVLTGLLAER, translated from the coding sequence ATGGCGAACGACCCACTGGAGCACGGCGGGCCGCTGCCCGGGTCCGGTCTGCCGCACGACGATCCGATGGCCGCCACCGGACCGGCCCTGGACGATCCGCGGGCCGGCGCCGCTCTGCCGCACGACGACCTCCTCACCCGCGCCGCCTCCGCCGCCTCGGGTGAGTCCGGCGAGGGCCGGCAGCCCCCTACCGGCGCCCTGGAGCAGGACCCCCACCCCACCCCACGCACCGGCACCGCCCTCGGGGCGCCCGCCGGGCGGCGGGAAGGGCGGGAGAAGGTCACCGGTAACGCCCGTTACGCCGCCGAGTACCCGGTGCCCGGCCGCGTCCACGCCTGGCCCGTGCCGGCGGCCGTGGCCCGGGGCCGGGTCACCGGCGTGGACACCTCGGCCGCGCTCGCGCTGCCCGGCGTCCTCGCCGTGCTGACCCCCGGCGACGCCCCGCGCCTCGGCGAGACGGACGACGCCACCCTCGCCGTCCTGCAGAACCGCCACGTGCCGCACCGGGGCTGGTGCGTCGCCCTGGCTGTCGCCGAGACCCTGGAGGCGGCCCGCGCGGCCGCCCGGGCCGTCCGCGTCGGCTACGCCACCGAGCACCACGACGTCGTACTGCGCCCCGACCACCCGGACGCCTACGAGCCCGAAGGGGGCAGTCGGCCGGGCCGCCTCGAACACGGCGACCCGTACGGCGCCTTCGCCGCCGCCGACGTCCGCCTGGACACCGAGTACCGGGTGCCGCCCCTGCACAACCACCCCATGGAACCGCACGCGAGCACCGCGCACTGGGACGGCGACCAGCTGACCGTGTACACCTCCAGCCAGGGCAGCACGACCGTCCAGTCCGTGCTCGCCGGTCTCTTCGACCTGCCCGAGGAGCACGTCACCGTGGTGGCCGAGCACGTCGGCGGCGGCTTCGGCTCCAAGGGCACCCCGCGCCCCGACGTCGTCCTCGCCGCCATGGCCGCACGGCACACCGGCCGGCCGGTCACGGTGGCCTACCCCCGCCGGTACATGCCCACCGTCGTCGGCCACCGGGCCCCCACCCTGCACCGGCTACGCCTCGGCGCCACCGCCGACGGACACCTCACCGCGGTGCTGCACGAGGTCACCACGCACACCTCGCACGTCAGGGAATTCGTGGAGCAGGCCGCGGTGCCGTCCCGCGTCATGTACACCGCACAGCACCTGCTCAGCTCCCACCGGGTGGTGCCGCTGGACGTCCCCAGCCCGTCCTGGATGCGCGCCCCCGGCGAGGCCCCCGGCATGTACGCCCTGGAGTCGGCGGTCGACGAACTCGCCGACGCCCTCGGCGTGGACCCCGTCGAGCTGCGGATCCGCAACGAGCCGGAGAGGGAACCCGGCAGCGGCAAGCCGTTCAGCAGCCGGCACCTCACCGAGTGCCTGCGCGAGGGTGCCGGCCGCTTCGGCTGGGACCGGCGCGACCCGCGCCCGCGCTCCCAAACCGAGGGCCCACTGCTCATCGGCACCGGAGTGGCCGCGGCGACCTACCCGGTCGTGATCCGCCCGTCGACCGCCACCGCCCAGGCCCTGCCCGACGGCACCTTCCTCATCAGGGTGAACGCGGCCGACATCGGCACCGGCGCGCGCACCGTCCTCGCCCAGGTCGCCGCCGACGCACTCGGCGCGTCACTGGACCGGGTGCGCACCGAGGTGGGCCGCAGCGACCTGCCCCCGGCGTCGCTGGCCGGCGACTCCTCCGGCACCGCCTCATGGGGCTGGGCCGTGCACGAGGCGTGCGCCGCCCTGGCGACCCGGCTCACCGAGCACCCGGGTCCGCTGCCCGCCGAGGGTCTCCTGGTCCGTTCCGACACCGCCGGCCGGGCGGACGCCGACTCCCCGTACGCCCGGCACGCCTTCGGCGCCCACTTCGCCGAGGTCGCCGTCGACACCGTCACCGGCGAGGTACGGGCCCGCAGGATGCTCGGCGTCTTCGCCGCCGGGCGGATCCTCAACGCCCGCACCGCGCGCTCCCAGTTCGTCGGCGGCATGATCATGGGCCTGGGCATGGCCCTGACCGAGGGCAGCACCATGGACGCCCCGTTCGGCGACTTCACCGAGGCCGACCTCGCCTCCTACCACGTGCCCGCCCACGCCGACGTCCCCGGCATCGAGGCCGACTGGATCGAGGAGGACGACCCGCACCTCAACCCCATGGGCAGCAAGGGCATCGGCGAGATCGGCATCGTCGGAACCGCCGCCGCCCTCGGCAACGCCGTCCACCACGCCACCGGCATCCGGTTCCGCGAACTCCCCCTCACCCCGGACCGCGTCCTCACCGGCCTGCTGGCCGAACGGTGA
- a CDS encoding xanthine dehydrogenase family protein subunit M, with translation MKGFGYLRPTGVEEAVESYAAHPGAHYLAGGTNLVDLMKLGVETPGVLIDVGRLPLDSVEELPDGALRVGATVRNSDLAAHPLVRDRYPVLSQALLAGASGQLRNAATTGGNLLQRTRCPYFQDLDKPCNKRQPGSGCSARDGVHRDHAVLGHSPHCIATHPSDMAVALAALDARVELYGAEGGRSIPVADFHRLPGVRPERDTEIRPGELITGVLLPAARAGVPCAYRKARDRASYAFALASVAVVLRVADGVVDQVGLAFGGLAPRPWRAHHAETALLGAAATPEAFEGAVALELDRAEPLRDNAYKVPLARNLALDVLNRLAPAPATA, from the coding sequence GTGAAAGGCTTCGGATACCTCAGGCCCACCGGCGTCGAGGAGGCCGTCGAGTCCTACGCGGCCCACCCTGGCGCCCACTACCTCGCCGGCGGCACCAACCTTGTCGACCTCATGAAACTCGGCGTGGAGACCCCTGGTGTCCTCATCGACGTCGGCCGGCTGCCGCTGGACTCGGTCGAGGAACTGCCGGACGGCGCGCTGCGCGTAGGCGCCACCGTCCGCAACAGCGATCTCGCCGCCCACCCCCTGGTCCGCGACCGCTACCCGGTGCTGTCCCAGGCGCTCCTCGCGGGCGCCTCCGGACAGCTCCGCAACGCCGCCACGACCGGCGGCAACCTGCTCCAGCGCACCCGCTGCCCCTACTTCCAGGACCTCGACAAACCCTGCAACAAGCGGCAGCCGGGCAGTGGCTGTAGTGCCCGCGACGGCGTGCACCGCGATCACGCCGTGCTGGGCCACTCCCCGCACTGCATCGCCACCCACCCCTCCGACATGGCCGTCGCCCTGGCGGCCCTCGACGCCCGGGTCGAGCTGTACGGCGCCGAGGGCGGGCGCAGCATCCCGGTGGCCGACTTCCACCGGCTGCCCGGGGTCCGTCCGGAGCGGGACACCGAGATCCGCCCCGGTGAGCTGATCACCGGCGTCCTGCTGCCGGCCGCCCGGGCCGGTGTGCCCTGCGCCTACCGCAAGGCCCGCGACCGTGCCTCGTACGCCTTCGCCCTGGCCTCCGTGGCCGTCGTCCTGCGGGTCGCGGACGGCGTCGTGGACCAGGTGGGGCTCGCCTTCGGCGGCCTCGCCCCCCGGCCCTGGCGAGCCCACCACGCGGAGACGGCGCTGCTGGGCGCGGCGGCGACCCCCGAGGCCTTCGAAGGCGCCGTGGCCCTGGAACTGGACCGCGCCGAGCCGCTGCGCGACAACGCCTACAAGGTGCCCCTCGCCCGCAACCTCGCCCTGGACGTCCTGAACCGCCTCGCCCCCGCACCCGCGACGGCCTGA
- a CDS encoding transposase family protein, producing MKTHRPAEGSEEAVYQVRLPLSKRTIDLVAGLIRKRRKALGSRWRKLASGAQAVVVLAVLRHDQRLADMAGGNAVAASTVRRWVKEAIELLAVRAPRLDRALRKIARSGGAVVLLDGTLVRTRRRTGADNRKNFSGKHKAHGLLFLALTDEKGNLIWISAARPGRSSEITAARHNKITGHLREARLAALADLGFVGLDDDPDDPVIITGRKATRNHRLTDSEKEANRLLNRERAAVEHGFANLKSWRFLTKVRMNARHATTLLRALLVLANTEVHR from the coding sequence GTGAAGACCCACCGCCCCGCCGAGGGCTCTGAGGAAGCTGTCTATCAGGTTCGCCTCCCGCTGTCGAAGCGAACCATCGATCTCGTCGCCGGCCTGATACGCAAGCGGCGCAAGGCGCTGGGCTCCCGCTGGCGCAAGCTCGCCTCGGGCGCCCAGGCGGTCGTCGTACTCGCCGTACTCCGCCACGACCAGCGCCTTGCCGACATGGCCGGCGGCAACGCCGTCGCTGCCTCCACTGTGCGTCGCTGGGTGAAGGAAGCGATCGAGCTCCTGGCTGTGCGGGCCCCGCGTCTGGACCGGGCACTGAGGAAGATCGCCCGCAGCGGCGGAGCCGTGGTCCTGCTGGACGGCACCCTCGTCCGTACCCGCCGTCGCACCGGGGCGGACAACCGGAAGAACTTCTCCGGCAAGCACAAAGCCCATGGCCTGCTGTTTCTCGCTCTGACCGATGAGAAGGGCAACCTGATCTGGATCTCCGCGGCCAGACCCGGCCGGTCCAGCGAGATCACCGCCGCCCGCCACAACAAGATCACCGGCCATCTGCGCGAGGCCAGACTCGCAGCCCTGGCCGACCTCGGCTTCGTCGGCCTGGACGACGACCCCGACGACCCGGTGATCATCACCGGCCGCAAGGCCACCCGCAACCACCGCCTCACCGACTCCGAGAAGGAAGCGAACCGCCTGCTCAACCGCGAACGCGCCGCCGTCGAGCACGGCTTCGCGAACCTGAAGTCCTGGCGCTTTCTTACCAAGGTCCGCATGAACGCCCGGCACGCGACCACCCTCCTGCGGGCCCTGCTCGTCCTGGCGAATACCGAAGTCCACAGGTGA
- a CDS encoding 2Fe-2S iron-sulfur cluster-binding protein, which yields MTSEKPLDPHSKITLRVNGKPHTLLVDHRRVLLDLLREDLNLTGSKKGCDHGQCGACTVLVDGRRVNGCLLLAVTLDGSEVTTIEGLGGDGEEPHPLQRAFLERDAFQCGYCTPGQICSAVGMIAEAAAGHPSHVTDPAEPSGRPVPLDGTEIRERLSGNLCRCGAYPRIVEAVEDVIG from the coding sequence ATGACCAGCGAAAAGCCGCTCGACCCGCACTCGAAGATCACCCTCCGGGTCAACGGCAAACCCCATACCCTGCTCGTCGACCACCGGCGGGTCCTGCTGGACCTGCTCCGCGAGGACCTGAACCTCACCGGGTCCAAGAAGGGCTGCGACCACGGCCAGTGCGGCGCCTGCACCGTCCTGGTGGACGGGCGCCGCGTCAACGGCTGTCTGCTGCTCGCCGTCACCCTCGACGGCAGCGAGGTCACCACCATCGAGGGCTTGGGCGGCGACGGCGAGGAACCGCACCCCCTCCAGCGGGCTTTCCTGGAACGCGACGCCTTCCAGTGCGGCTACTGCACGCCCGGGCAGATCTGCTCCGCCGTGGGCATGATCGCCGAGGCCGCTGCCGGTCACCCGTCCCACGTCACCGACCCGGCGGAGCCCTCCGGCCGGCCCGTGCCGCTGGACGGGACAGAGATCCGCGAGCGGCTCAGCGGCAACCTGTGCCGGTGCGGCGCCTATCCGCGCATCGTCGAGGCGGTGGAGGACGTGATCGGGTGA